In the Triticum aestivum cultivar Chinese Spring chromosome 2B, IWGSC CS RefSeq v2.1, whole genome shotgun sequence genome, GCAGCATGCGCCCGCCGCCACCGTGTGTTGTGTACAGCAtgcaccgtcgccgccgccgccgctgcatcgcAGCATGCACCTTCCCCACTGTGTGCTGCCTAGCAGCTTTCGCCGTCACCATGGCCTGCCGTGTGCTGCGTAACAGCATGCACCGTCGGCACCGCTGCATCGCAGCATGCACCGTCGCCGCAGTGTGCTGCCTAGCAGCTTTCACCGTCGCCGCCGCGTGCTGTCGTTGAATGCGCTGTCGCTGCTGCTGCATCACAGCATGCGGCGCCGCTGATGCATGTTGTCGCTGCATATGTCGTCAACTCCGTCAACCGCCGCATGCTGCTATAGCATGCGTCGTCGCCACCGCTGAATAGCAGCATGCGCCGCCAGCGCCGCGTGCTGCATAGCATCACCCGTTGGTGTTTGGATGAAGCATTGTCGAGGCACCGGAGCTACGATGAAGCATCGTCGGGTTCGCCCGTGTTGTGATGCAGATTCACCAGTGCTGCGATGAAGCACCCGCGAGACCTGTGCTGCGTTGAAGCATCGCCGGGGCTCCAGTGCTGCGTTGGAGCATCGCTGGGCCGACCGATGTTGCATTGGAGTATCGTCTGTGATATGATGACAGGGCTGCCGCGACCAGAACGAGTCTCCGACGAACGGCAGCGCTGCACTGCCTACCAGTGTGGGGCTACTGCTTCCAACGAATGGGCATACAAGGTCCGTAGAGGTTTCTTTCATCGCCCTGGTGAATGTAAGGCAAGAGAAGAATgtgaaagaagaagagaaagacacGCTGCTAATAGCCTGTGATCTAACAGCCAGGTACGTCTAAATCAGACGGCTGCGTAGGCGGCTGATCTTTTCCAAGATCAGCTGGCTTACGCGTAGCAGCggccaaaacaaaaacaaaagaacaaGAAGTAAATCAAAACGTACATCTATCCTGCCGCTACTACTCGATTACATGCCGTGTCGAGCATGTTGCGCCAGTGAGCAACCAAATTTAGTGACTGTCAGTTCTGAATGAAAGCAACATATTGTTTATGTGTTTGTGGTAGATCATACTGCCGAGGAGCGCTTGCAGTTTTGACAACTTCATTGTGGAATTTGGAAGCGCAGTTTCTTTTTTCCTGAGATTCAACTTCGCTGCCTTTATTATCTAAGTGGCCTCGGCCACGGCAATGTCACAAATACAATCCGGTGGAACAAAAAACCAAGTCTTACATAACTTATTCAGGCAGCCATTTCTAGCTAGTTTATGTGCCGCAGAATTTGCGGTTAGACTAGCCCAAACCACGGTAACTTCATCCTGTGAGGAGAGAAGGTCTTTGATCTCTTCGATTTGGAAGCACAGCTAACTAGCTAAGCCATGCCACATCATTTGAATCAAGAGTATAATTACTGAAGCAGTAATAAAATCTGCATAGCATAGCATCATAATAAGGGGTAGTTTCGAGAGGGAATTACTGATGCAAATCTGCAGAATCACATGTTCCAAATTTTCAATAAGCTCTAGCTACAATCTCTGTTTGATCACTTCTGGAGCTTCAAATCCTTCAAGAATTCGGCGAACGCCGTCCTCGACGGGCCGCCGTCCGCCGGCGCCTCAGCCGCCTTCTCCTTGGCCAATGCCAGCCTTCCCCTCAGCTTTTCCCCTTCATCCGACTCCATCACCAGCCTCACCTTCTTCTCCACCTCCTCCGCCTTCACAAGTTCCTCGTCGTACCCTTCCATCACCACCCCGAGCTTCATCTCGTCCACCACAAACACCTTGTTCGCCCTCTGCTCCGCGTACTGCGGCCAGCACAGCATCGGCACCCCGGCCGACGCCGCCTCCAGGACGgagttccacccgcagtgcgtCACGAACGCGCCGGTCGCGGCGTGCCGCAGCACCTCCACCTGCGGCGCCCACATCTTCACGACCATCCCCCTCGCGGCCGTCCTATCCAAGAACCCATCGGGGAGGAGCGCGTCCAGGTCTGGCTCCGGGCGCGGCAGGAAGTATTTGGCCGGGTCCTCGGGCGGGCTCCGCACGACCCACATGAAGCGGTGGCCGGAGTTCTCGAGCCCGCACGCTATCTCCTTGAGCTGCGCCGCCGACATCGCGCCCAAGCTGCCGAAGCAGAGGAACACCACGCTCCGCTCCGGCTGCGCGTCCAGCCACGACAAGCACGCGCCCTGCGCTTGTGGAGCCGACTCGCCTTTCACGATCAGTGGGCCGATGCAGTACACCGGCGGTGTCGGGCGGCCAGGGAGACACACCCCGTCCCTGAGCGCCGTCACGGCCCTCGCCTCCAGCCGCTCGTAGGTGTTGATCAGCAAGCCCCGGGCCTCCGGTTTGCGCCCGTATTGCCCCATCCGCACGGCGCAAGTCCGGCTCGCGCGGTCCTGCACGATCTGGGGCATGTCCGAGGCAGGGATCGGCGGGACGCCGGGGAAGCGGAGGAGACTCTTGCCCATGTCCTTGAAGTCGCCGCCGTCCGTCGTGGCGAGGTAGTGGGGGAGGTGGAGGAACGCCGCGAGGTAGGCGGCGGAGGAGGTGAAGTAGATGTACGCCGGGACGCCGAGTGCGTCGGCGGCGTCGAGGGCGTCGACGCAGAAGGTGTCgaggacgagggcggcgacggaggGGAGGGTGCGGAGGAAGGCGAGGAGGGACGGCACGGTGAGGCGGATCGTGTCGACCATCTGCAGGTAGGGGTCCGGGTCCGGGTTGGGGTAGTCCGGGGCCGGGAGGTGGTGGAAGGAGATGGTGGGGTTGGCGGCGGCCAGGCTTGCGACGGCGGGGGCGGAGGAGGCGAAGATATCGGCGGTGGAGGCCGGAGGGGTCGGGACAGCGATGATGACGGGGatgccgcggcggaggaagagcttgGCGAGCTCCACCATGGGGGTGAGGTGGCCCACGCCCAAGCAAGCGTGCAGCACCACCGCCGGATGGGGATCGGCCTCCATTGCCGACTGCCGACGACGATGCGGTCAACGGTGTGAGAGTGACGAGGACGGAGGAAGTGAGGAATCTTGTGGACTTTCTAGCAGTTTGTTTCTGAGCGAGCAGACTTTTGTTTCTTAGCGAGCAGACTAGCAGATTATGGCCCATTAAGCGGCTGATTAGAACTGGGGATGTATCTGGTGCACCAAAAAAAAATATGGCGCATTTTGCGTCAAATAGGAAGACAACATTATGTAGGTCATATATGCTACAAAAGCAATGCTAAATGCTGATTTAAGTGAGGAGAAAGAGGAGGCTAAGACCAATTCCATCAACAACAATGTTTCTCCTTTTCAGGTTCCAAATATCCAGTCTCAAATTTCATGTCTTTCGGCGTACAGTGATGTCGGAGAttgcaaaaagaggaagttggacTTGGTGCATTTCAAAAATGATGCTAACAGTCATACTATATTTATTCAAGCTTCTGGGGAGAATATTTATTCAAGCTGGATTAACTCTATAGCAGCTGTGGTGGTTAAAGCTCTAGGATGAAATTCTGCTGTctttttttctgattgcaggaattTTGTTGAAGCGGTAAAAGCAAGAAACCTTTTGGAGAGTCCAGGACATTGAAGGATCAGACTGGTGCTTGCTGAATTTCTTAATCACTCTTCTCATCTTAGAACATGTGAAATTAAGTTTGTCCCAAGGATTGGGAATGTCATTGCCCACTCTTTTTCTAGAGTTTTTATGCAAAGATCTTCATTTAGTCTTTCGATCTTATACAATAAATCTTCTAAGAGTAAGGCTAAGCAGGCTTTAGACTCAATCTCCTTATCGTTTTGAAAGTTGATTTCTATACACTGTTTTCAGCTAGCCACTCTACCTGAGGATTGCTACTGGTGATATATAGCGAAAGTGAATAAGAACACACATCACCATACATATATAAAAAACATTCCATGTAAAAATACGAACAATTTTAAAATGTCGTATATCTTGTGAAAAATGTAAATAATTTatgaaattccaaaaaaaattgaaaattttgaaaagtttCCAAATTCCAAAATATTTTTCGAAAACTGCGATTTTTTTGGGGATTTTTGAACATTGTTTAAAAATGAGATTTTTTCCTAAAATCCTGAATAGTTTTTAAAATTGCAAACAACATTTGAAAAATccaatttatttcaaaaatatgacatatttttcaaaaaaacaaaaatctTGGAAACACCAACATTTTTTAAAGATTTTTCCACATGGGATCATTTTTTGAAACTACGTACAAAAATTGAAAAAAGTGGACATTTTctaaaatcccaaacatttttaatttgtgaacaaaaattgaaaacaagaacattttttaactTCAGAACATTTCTTGAAAAcgcaaacattttctaaaattcttgAACATTTACTGAGTTTATGAGCAAAATTAGAAAACATGCCTAGTTATGAAAttttggaaaataaataaaaacacgaTTTTTTTTAAATCTAAAGAAATATGAAGACTCTATGAAATTCAGTATTTTCTAAACTTATGAACAAAATTCTAAAAGACAAGCATTTTTTAATTtagattttttttaagaaaaaacatTTTTAGTTGAAATTTGAAcactttttggaaaaaaaataaaagaaacgaaaaataaaataaaaaagaaaataaatgaaaaagaacaggaagaaaagaaaaaagagaaagagaaaaaaccaggaaaacaaaagaaactgGAAAACTTGTAAGAGAAAAAAAGGTTCGGAAACCGCCTTCCTCACTCTGGTATAATGGGCTGGTCCAAATTCACGCGTTGGTGATTCGCCTGTGCGTTTGCCCGAATATTTGACACAACAAGCATGCAGCTTTTTCCggtgcttgtggtgctaccggtgcaccgaatGCCCATAGCACATTCACACAACATCTATCTATGTTGTCATAAAAATTTAAAACATTGCTCGAGGTAAAAAAAGTTAACAAATTTGACACTAATAGTATAACCTCTGTAACAAACATAAGACgttttatatttatttacagagggagtacatatcatAGGTTGGGCTTCACATCTTTCCCGTTGTCACATTGATGTCAATTTTTTTATATCTCGTGCAATGTTTGGATTTTGATTTGAATTTGtgtgacaacatacattgatgttgcTTCAGTTTGCTAAATTTTATCAGATTCTTCAAAACAAATTAAAATGCGCAATGGCGCCCGGTGCACCAGAAACATTCCTGATTAGAACTGTCCATTAAAAAGACGGTTTGCACATTGTGCCCCTCCACTTCTTTTCTGAAAAGCCGGCCAAACCTTGTTTAGGGCGGGAATTCAACATCTTCAGCCTAAGAGGACTAGCAACCCAGGAAGAATCCGAAGTCAATGAACGGATGCCGCGGACGCCATTAGAGCACGTTAAACACATCCATCGCCGGCAAAGCCACCCCTGAAGAAACCGCATAGCCTCCATGACGTAGCGGGAGCACTCAACACTGCGTCGGATATAGAGACGGGGAACAAGAGTTCCACAACATGGTCATGGCCTCCCCTAGTTAAAAAGACCACACCAGGAGATGCAGACCTCACTGAATCGATGGGTCCAAGAGGAAACCAAACCTCCAGCTCGTCGATACCACCATTGGACGCATCGCCAGATTGGGACCAAGCTCGAGCAAATTTATTCGGACAGGGCTCCGTCTTCCCCATCTCAACTGCTCCATCGGGGAACCTAGCCGTATATGTGCATTAGGAACATAGATCGAGATTCCCCCACTGTCCCCCCACCAAAGCGACCGTCAGAGGGGGAGGGGACCAGCGGTGCTGGGGAATGGGTCAGAAACTTGCTCGCATTTCTTATCCTTCCCTCTCAGCCACCAGGGGTGATCTAACTGGATTTGAATAAAGTTGTTTCATCaagcaataaaaaataaaaatttgttTGGGAAAACACTTATGGtgcccttgttggggaacgttgcagaaaataaaaaaaattctacgcttcaccaagatcaatctatggagtcatctagcaacgagagataggagtgcatctacatacccttgtagatcgcgagcggaagcgttcaagagaacggggttgagggagtcgtactcgtcgtgatccaaatcaccgaagatcctagtgccgaacggacagcacctccgcgttcaacacacgtacggttggggaagacatgtcctccttcttgatccagcaagggggagggagagattgatggagatccagcagcacgacggcgtggtggtggaagcagcggcgatctcggcagggcttcgccaagctcatcaAGAAGGGAAGGTGttgcgaggggagagggaggcgccagggactagggtgcggctgccctccctccccctctttatataggggccctagggggtgcaccggcccctagagatcccatctcaaggggggcggcctagggcgggacttgccccccaagtcaagtggggcgccccccccctagggtttccaaccctaggcgcaggggaggcccaagggaggcgcaccagcccaccatgggctggttcccctcccacttcagcccatggggccctctggcataggtggccccacccgatggacccccgggacccttccggtggtcccggtacaatactggtgacccccgaaactttccctgtggccgaaagtggacttcctatatataattcttcgcctttggaccattccggaactcctcgtgacgtccgggatctcatccgggactccgaacaactttcgggttaccgcatactaatatctctacaaccctagcgtcatccaaccttaagtgtgtagaccctacgggttcgggagacacgcagacatgaccgagacgactctccggtcaataaccaacagcgggatctggatacccatattggctcccacatgctcctcgatgatctcatcggatgaaccacgatgtcgaggattcaagtaatcccgtatacaat is a window encoding:
- the LOC123047044 gene encoding anthocyanidin 5,3-O-glucosyltransferase-like translates to MEADPHPAVVLHACLGVGHLTPMVELAKLFLRRGIPVIIAVPTPPASTADIFASSAPAVASLAAANPTISFHHLPAPDYPNPDPDPYLQMVDTIRLTVPSLLAFLRTLPSVAALVLDTFCVDALDAADALGVPAYIYFTSSAAYLAAFLHLPHYLATTDGGDFKDMGKSLLRFPGVPPIPASDMPQIVQDRASRTCAVRMGQYGRKPEARGLLINTYERLEARAVTALRDGVCLPGRPTPPVYCIGPLIVKGESAPQAQGACLSWLDAQPERSVVFLCFGSLGAMSAAQLKEIACGLENSGHRFMWVVRSPPEDPAKYFLPRPEPDLDALLPDGFLDRTAARGMVVKMWAPQVEVLRHAATGAFVTHCGWNSVLEAASAGVPMLCWPQYAEQRANKVFVVDEMKLGVVMEGYDEELVKAEEVEKKVRLVMESDEGEKLRGRLALAKEKAAEAPADGGPSRTAFAEFLKDLKLQK